Proteins encoded in a region of the Streptomyces sp. NBC_00310 genome:
- a CDS encoding lipid-transfer protein, protein MTGEVAVLGAGMHPWGKWGRSFVEYGTVAARAALADAGVDWRDVGSIVGADTVRGGYPGHVAGATFAKALGWQGARVTSVYAACASGAQAVGTARAQILAGLADVVLVVGADSAPKGFFRPAGGDRADDPDWLRFRVLGATNPTYFGLYARRRMAVHGDTPEDFARVKVKNSALGALNPFARYRKRVTAEEVAASAVVADPLRLLDICATSDGGAALVLSSMEFARRHGVAEPVRIRAVATVTPRYPNTVLDLPDIATDSAVAVAPPDETFRASIARAAYEEAGAGPEDLSFAEVYDLSTALELQWYEDLGLCGEGEAAKLLRDGVTTLGGRIPVNVSGGLASFGEAVPAQAIAQVCELVRQLRGEATDRQVEGARVGISANQGLFGHGSAVIAVR, encoded by the coding sequence GTGACTGGCGAGGTGGCGGTGCTGGGCGCGGGCATGCACCCATGGGGCAAGTGGGGAAGGAGTTTCGTCGAGTACGGGACGGTGGCGGCGCGTGCGGCGCTGGCCGACGCGGGGGTCGACTGGCGGGACGTCGGCTCGATCGTCGGCGCGGACACGGTGCGTGGCGGTTATCCGGGCCATGTGGCGGGGGCGACCTTCGCGAAGGCGCTGGGCTGGCAGGGGGCCCGGGTCACGAGCGTGTACGCGGCCTGCGCGTCCGGGGCGCAGGCGGTGGGCACCGCGCGCGCCCAGATCCTCGCCGGCCTCGCGGACGTGGTGCTCGTCGTGGGTGCGGACTCTGCCCCGAAGGGGTTCTTCCGGCCCGCCGGCGGGGACCGGGCGGACGATCCGGACTGGCTGCGGTTCCGGGTCCTCGGGGCCACCAATCCGACGTACTTCGGGTTGTACGCGCGGCGACGGATGGCGGTCCACGGGGACACACCGGAGGACTTCGCGCGGGTCAAGGTGAAGAACTCCGCGCTGGGGGCGCTCAATCCGTTCGCGCGCTATCGCAAGCGGGTCACCGCCGAGGAGGTCGCGGCCTCCGCCGTGGTCGCCGATCCGCTGCGGCTGCTGGACATCTGTGCGACCTCGGACGGGGGTGCGGCGCTCGTGCTGTCCAGCATGGAGTTCGCGCGGCGGCACGGAGTGGCCGAACCCGTGCGGATACGGGCGGTGGCCACGGTGACGCCCCGCTATCCCAACACGGTGCTGGATCTGCCGGACATCGCCACGGATTCGGCGGTCGCGGTGGCGCCGCCGGACGAGACGTTCCGGGCGTCGATCGCGCGGGCCGCGTACGAGGAGGCGGGTGCCGGCCCTGAGGATCTCTCGTTCGCCGAGGTCTACGACCTGTCCACGGCGCTGGAGTTGCAGTGGTACGAGGATCTGGGGCTGTGCGGCGAGGGCGAGGCCGCGAAGCTGCTCCGGGACGGCGTGACGACGCTGGGCGGGCGCATACCGGTGAACGTCAGCGGCGGGCTGGCCTCCTTCGGGGAGGCGGTTCCGGCGCAGGCGATCGCCCAGGTGTGCGAGCTGGTACGGCAGTTGCGGGGCGAGGCGACCGACCGGCAGGTCGAGGGGGCGCGGGTGGGAATCAGCGCCAACCAGGGGCTGTTCGGTCACGGATCGGCGGTGATCGCGGTTCGGTGA
- a CDS encoding MIP/aquaporin family protein encodes MSNGDIFVGEVIGTAILILFGAGVCAAVTLRFSKARASGWIVIAFGWGFAVLAGAYTAAPLSGGHLNPAVTLGIAVDTGTWDKVWVYLLGQMLGAMVGAVLAYLVYLAQFQANVRKEGTTEGTADEPTPTLGIFSTIPEIRNPAANLITEIIATIALVLPILAFGRNTGIGIGQIPGEEAGIYGSGISVLLVSFLVVGIGLSLGGPTGYAINPARDLGPRIVHTFLPIPNKGTSDWGYAWIPVVGPLVGGVLAGLIYNAAF; translated from the coding sequence ATGAGCAACGGAGACATATTCGTCGGTGAGGTCATCGGTACGGCGATCCTGATTCTGTTCGGCGCCGGTGTGTGCGCCGCCGTCACTCTCAGGTTCTCGAAGGCGAGGGCATCGGGCTGGATCGTCATCGCGTTCGGCTGGGGCTTCGCCGTGCTGGCGGGCGCCTACACCGCCGCGCCCTTGTCGGGCGGACACCTCAACCCGGCCGTGACGCTGGGGATCGCGGTCGACACCGGCACCTGGGACAAGGTCTGGGTGTACCTGCTCGGCCAGATGCTCGGCGCGATGGTCGGCGCGGTCCTCGCGTACCTCGTCTATCTCGCGCAGTTCCAGGCGAACGTCCGCAAGGAGGGCACCACGGAGGGCACGGCCGACGAGCCGACGCCGACCCTGGGCATCTTCTCCACCATCCCGGAGATCCGGAACCCGGCCGCCAACCTGATCACGGAGATCATCGCGACGATCGCCCTGGTCCTGCCGATCCTCGCCTTCGGACGGAACACGGGCATCGGCATCGGCCAGATCCCCGGTGAAGAGGCCGGGATCTACGGCTCCGGCATCTCGGTCCTGCTGGTGTCCTTCCTGGTCGTCGGCATCGGTCTCTCCCTCGGCGGACCCACCGGCTACGCGATCAACCCGGCCCGTGACCTCGGCCCGCGCATCGTGCACACCTTCCTGCCGATCCCGAACAAGGGCACCTCGGACTGGGGTTACGCCTGGATCCCGGTCGTCGGCCCCCTGGTCGGCGGCGTCCTCGCGGGCCTCATCTACAACGCAGCCTTCTGA
- the glpK gene encoding glycerol kinase GlpK translates to MPDNAQKYVAAIDQGTTSSRCIIFDHSGAIVAVDQREHRQIFPKPGWVEHDATEIWSKVQAVVAGAIAKAGLRADQISALGITNQRETTVLWDRATGKPVHNAIVWQDTRTSALCSELGGSDGQDRFREQTGLPLASYFSGPKATWLLDNVPGLRARAERGEIAFGTIDSWLIWNLTGGTDGGRHVTDVTNAGRTMLMNLESLQWDTSILSAMNVPEAVLPEIRSSAEVYGTAVGPLAGVPVASALGDQQAAVFGQACYDVGTAKNTYGTGSFLLLNTGNRPVPSKNGLLTTMGYKIGSEAPVYCLEGSIAITGALVQWFRDQLGIIRTADEIEPLAASVDDNGGAYIVPAFSGLFAPYWRSDARGVVTGLTRYVTKAHLARAVLEATSWQTREVVDAMFQDSGVHITTLKVDGGMTKNNLLMQHQADVLDVPVIRPRVSETTCLGAAYAAGLATGVWNDLDELKSHWRKDVEWTPAMEASVRDREYHNWRKAVEKSLGWHEDDDS, encoded by the coding sequence ATGCCGGACAACGCCCAGAAGTACGTCGCCGCCATCGACCAGGGCACCACTTCGAGCCGCTGCATCATCTTCGACCACAGCGGCGCCATCGTCGCCGTCGACCAGCGCGAACACCGCCAGATCTTCCCCAAACCGGGCTGGGTGGAGCACGACGCCACCGAGATCTGGTCGAAGGTGCAGGCGGTGGTCGCCGGGGCGATCGCCAAGGCGGGCCTGCGCGCGGACCAGATCAGCGCGCTCGGCATCACCAACCAGCGCGAGACGACGGTCCTGTGGGACCGCGCCACGGGCAAGCCCGTGCACAACGCGATCGTCTGGCAGGACACACGAACCTCGGCGCTCTGCAGCGAACTCGGCGGCTCGGACGGGCAGGACCGCTTCCGTGAACAGACGGGCCTACCGCTGGCCAGCTACTTCTCCGGCCCGAAGGCCACCTGGCTGCTCGACAACGTGCCCGGCCTCAGGGCCCGAGCCGAGCGCGGCGAGATCGCCTTCGGCACGATCGACTCCTGGCTGATCTGGAACCTGACCGGGGGCACGGACGGCGGCCGGCACGTCACCGACGTCACCAACGCCGGGCGCACCATGCTGATGAACCTGGAGAGCCTCCAGTGGGACACCTCGATCCTCTCCGCGATGAACGTCCCCGAGGCGGTCCTTCCGGAGATCAGGTCCTCCGCGGAGGTGTACGGCACCGCCGTGGGCCCACTCGCCGGCGTACCCGTCGCCTCGGCGCTCGGTGACCAGCAGGCGGCGGTGTTCGGCCAGGCCTGCTACGACGTGGGCACGGCCAAGAACACGTACGGCACCGGCAGCTTCCTGCTGCTCAACACCGGGAACCGGCCCGTGCCGTCGAAGAACGGGCTGCTCACGACCATGGGGTACAAGATCGGCAGCGAGGCGCCGGTGTACTGCCTGGAGGGGTCGATCGCGATCACGGGCGCCCTGGTGCAGTGGTTCCGCGACCAGCTCGGCATCATCCGTACCGCCGACGAGATCGAACCCCTGGCGGCGAGCGTGGACGACAACGGCGGGGCGTACATCGTGCCCGCGTTCTCGGGCCTGTTCGCCCCCTACTGGCGCTCGGACGCGCGCGGGGTCGTCACCGGGCTGACGAGGTACGTCACCAAGGCGCATCTCGCGCGGGCGGTGCTGGAGGCGACCAGCTGGCAGACGCGGGAGGTCGTGGACGCCATGTTCCAGGACTCGGGGGTGCACATCACGACCCTCAAGGTCGACGGCGGCATGACCAAGAACAACCTGCTGATGCAGCATCAGGCGGACGTCCTGGACGTGCCGGTGATCCGGCCGCGGGTCTCGGAGACGACCTGCCTGGGAGCCGCGTACGCGGCCGGGCTCGCGACCGGGGTGTGGAACGACCTGGACGAACTGAAGTCGCACTGGCGGAAGGACGTCGAGTGGACACCGGCCATGGAGGCCTCCGTCCGTGACCGCGAGTACCACAACTGGCGCAAGGCGGTGGAGAAGAGCCTCGGCTGGCACGAGGACGACGACAGCTGA
- a CDS encoding GTP-binding protein: MILGRSERGKPPVEPVTLKILVAGGFGVGKTTCVGAVSEIKPLRTEEVLTEAGRPVDDTRGVENKTTTTVAMDFGRITLREDLVLYLFGTPGQDRFWFLWDELASGALGAVVLVDTRRLEDCFAAVDYFERRSIPFVIGVNCFDEAARYPAETVRRALDLDPDVPVVLCDARQRDSVKDVLVSVVRHAMAYAAEHRQPLTT, from the coding sequence ATGATCCTCGGGCGCTCTGAGCGCGGCAAACCTCCGGTCGAGCCCGTCACGCTCAAGATCCTCGTGGCGGGCGGCTTCGGTGTGGGCAAGACGACCTGCGTCGGCGCGGTCAGCGAGATCAAGCCGCTGCGCACCGAGGAGGTGCTCACCGAGGCGGGCCGCCCGGTCGACGACACCAGGGGTGTGGAGAACAAGACGACCACCACCGTCGCCATGGACTTCGGCCGCATCACCCTCCGCGAGGACCTCGTCCTGTACCTGTTCGGCACCCCCGGCCAGGACCGCTTCTGGTTCCTCTGGGACGAGCTCGCCTCCGGTGCCCTCGGCGCCGTGGTGCTCGTCGACACACGTCGCCTGGAGGACTGCTTCGCCGCCGTCGACTACTTCGAACGGCGCTCCATACCCTTCGTGATCGGCGTCAACTGCTTCGACGAGGCCGCGCGTTACCCGGCCGAGACCGTCCGCCGGGCCCTCGACCTCGACCCGGACGTGCCGGTCGTGCTGTGCGACGCGCGTCAGCGGGACTCGGTCAAGGACGTCCTGGTCTCCGTCGTCCGGCACGCGATGGCCTACGCGGCGGAGCACCGCCAGCCCCTCACCACCTGA
- a CDS encoding DUF742 domain-containing protein, giving the protein MSRDGQGRSHWFDDEAGPVVRPYAMTRGRTNHAIQHRLDLIAVVVTEPHVDDPEEDHSLSPEHVRIVELCRDTPQSVAELAADLDLPIGVVRVLVGDLVDEELVHVTRPVPPAELVDESILRDVINGLRAL; this is encoded by the coding sequence ATGAGCCGAGACGGTCAGGGAAGAAGCCACTGGTTCGACGACGAGGCCGGACCAGTGGTGCGTCCGTACGCGATGACGCGCGGCCGGACCAACCACGCGATCCAGCACCGCCTCGACCTGATCGCCGTGGTCGTCACGGAACCGCACGTCGACGACCCGGAGGAGGACCACTCCCTCTCCCCTGAGCACGTCCGTATCGTCGAGCTCTGCCGTGACACCCCCCAGTCGGTGGCCGAACTGGCCGCCGACCTGGACCTCCCCATCGGAGTGGTCCGCGTCCTCGTCGGAGACCTCGTGGACGAGGAACTCGTCCACGTGACCCGCCCCGTACCGCCTGCCGAGCTGGTGGACGAGAGCATCCTGCGCGACGTGATCAATGGCCTCCGGGCGCTCTGA
- a CDS encoding roadblock/LC7 domain-containing protein produces the protein MTAPKAEGPTATGTSGELNWLLDDLVERVASIRKALVLSSDGLPTGVSNDLTREDSEHLAAVSSGFHSLAKGVGRHFEAGSVRQTVVELDEAFLFVTAAGDGSCLAVLADADADIGQVAYEMTLLVKRVGVHLGSAPRTDVPQGG, from the coding sequence ATGACCGCACCGAAGGCCGAGGGGCCCACCGCGACCGGCACGTCCGGCGAGCTGAACTGGCTCCTGGACGACCTGGTGGAGCGCGTCGCCAGCATCCGCAAGGCGCTCGTGCTCTCCAGCGACGGACTGCCCACGGGCGTCTCCAACGACCTCACCAGGGAGGACAGCGAGCATCTGGCCGCCGTCTCCTCCGGATTCCACAGCCTCGCCAAGGGCGTCGGCCGGCACTTCGAGGCGGGCAGTGTCCGGCAGACCGTCGTCGAACTCGACGAGGCCTTCCTCTTCGTCACGGCGGCCGGCGACGGCAGCTGCCTCGCCGTCCTGGCCGACGCCGACGCCGACATCGGTCAGGTGGCCTACGAGATGACCCTCCTGGTCAAGCGGGTCGGGGTACATCTGGGCTCCGCCCCGCGCACCGATGTGCCCCAGGGCGGGTAG
- a CDS encoding nitrate- and nitrite sensing domain-containing protein → MRFRGKSIRRKIVALLLVPLVALTGVWTFATVLTGREASDLFRVADIVEEVGFPTEDTIRVLQQERRQTLVYLADPGASEALTALDRSRAATDKSVEEFREHAQDAELRDEMGEATSLQLTAILDALDGLPSLRTSVENGTVPVPEALRFYNELVDPCFTLLSDLPALDDVEMDKQGRALVNVGRARELLSREDALLSSVLVANRITQDEIRDFSDLVAQRTLMYDISLPQLPASERDRFYGYWKNASTAPLRSVEQAVIGSDPGKPTGVTAKSWDTSVEPVLADLRDLSLEAGDRYQDRVRPLATDVILKAAVSGVLGLFALLVSLFMSVRIGRVLIRDLRRLRQEAHDTAGVRLPSVMRRLAAGEQVDVETEVPRLEYDKNEIGEVSQALNTLQRAAVEAAVKQSELRSGISEVFVNLARRSQVLLHKQLTLLDTMERRTEDTDELADLFRLDHLTTRMRRHAEGLVILSGAAPSRQWRKPIQLMDVVRAAVAEVEDYERIEVRRLPRVAVTGPAVADLTHLVAELLENATVFSPPHTAVQVHGERVANGFTLEIHDRGLGMSAESLLDANLKLAETPDFELSDTDRLGLFVVSRLAQRQKVRVSLQPSPYGGTTAVVFIPDALLTDDVPDTNGIGFRLDRAHPTREAELEEERNAALSQVPVRLPGLTSAILDGPVELEAPVDLEPLGGFPGALTDEDAERSGLFRPRRSLTGVADEQQRAARDGEGQQAPLTDPDPTLGPVPLPQRRTPHLVSSHGRSVTGSRSRHTEDEPEQGRTPGPEQGAETRPLTALRGDRAEPPVHPGTDRPGPTVPPGAHPAGARPPGGYEGHALPQRRRTPPSDDAAPTTSQYGVGEPTPRTDTTTDQAESTSSPLPRRVRQASLAPQLKDGPDRRAERDRSRPERRPDLGERDADEVRSRMASLQRGWQRGREENAEGDDAHDVSAPRGTTKGDGR, encoded by the coding sequence ATGCGCTTTCGCGGGAAATCGATCCGCCGGAAGATCGTGGCGCTGTTGCTCGTGCCCCTGGTGGCCCTGACCGGTGTCTGGACGTTCGCCACGGTGCTGACGGGCCGTGAGGCGAGCGATCTCTTCAGGGTGGCGGACATCGTCGAGGAGGTCGGCTTCCCCACCGAGGACACCATCCGTGTGCTCCAGCAGGAACGCCGCCAGACCCTCGTCTACCTCGCCGACCCCGGGGCCTCCGAGGCGCTCACCGCCCTCGACCGCAGCCGGGCCGCCACGGACAAGTCCGTCGAGGAGTTCCGCGAACACGCCCAGGACGCCGAGCTGCGGGACGAGATGGGCGAGGCCACCTCGCTGCAGCTCACGGCGATCCTGGACGCCCTCGACGGCCTGCCGTCCCTGCGGACCAGCGTCGAGAACGGCACGGTCCCCGTCCCGGAGGCCCTCCGCTTCTACAACGAGCTCGTCGACCCCTGCTTCACGCTGCTGTCCGACCTCCCCGCGCTCGACGACGTGGAGATGGACAAGCAGGGCCGCGCCCTGGTCAATGTCGGCCGCGCCCGCGAACTCCTCTCCCGTGAGGACGCCCTGCTCAGCTCGGTGCTGGTCGCGAACCGGATCACCCAGGACGAGATCCGCGACTTCTCCGACCTCGTCGCCCAGCGCACCCTGATGTACGACATCAGCCTGCCGCAGCTGCCCGCCTCCGAGCGCGACCGCTTCTACGGCTACTGGAAGAACGCGAGCACCGCGCCCCTGCGCTCGGTCGAACAGGCCGTCATCGGCTCCGATCCCGGCAAGCCCACCGGTGTGACCGCGAAGAGCTGGGACACCTCGGTCGAGCCCGTGCTCGCCGACCTCCGCGACCTCAGCCTCGAGGCGGGCGACCGCTATCAGGACCGCGTGCGCCCGCTGGCCACCGACGTCATCCTGAAGGCCGCCGTATCCGGGGTCCTCGGCCTCTTCGCCCTGCTCGTCTCGCTCTTCATGTCCGTCCGCATCGGCCGCGTCCTCATCCGCGACCTGCGCCGGCTCCGCCAGGAGGCCCATGACACCGCCGGGGTCCGGCTGCCCAGCGTGATGCGCCGGCTCGCCGCGGGCGAACAGGTCGACGTGGAGACCGAGGTGCCGCGCCTGGAGTACGACAAGAATGAGATCGGCGAGGTCAGCCAGGCCCTCAACACCCTGCAGCGGGCGGCCGTCGAGGCCGCCGTCAAGCAGTCCGAACTCCGCAGCGGCATCTCCGAGGTCTTCGTCAACCTCGCCCGCCGCAGCCAGGTCCTGCTCCACAAGCAGCTCACCCTCCTCGACACCATGGAACGCCGGACCGAGGACACCGACGAACTCGCCGACCTGTTCCGCCTGGACCACCTGACGACCCGTATGCGCCGGCACGCGGAGGGCCTGGTCATCCTCTCCGGCGCCGCCCCGTCCCGGCAGTGGCGCAAGCCCATCCAGCTCATGGACGTCGTCCGCGCGGCCGTCGCCGAGGTCGAGGACTACGAGCGGATCGAGGTCCGCCGCCTGCCCCGGGTCGCCGTGACCGGCCCCGCGGTCGCCGACCTCACCCACCTCGTGGCCGAACTCCTGGAGAACGCCACGGTGTTCTCGCCCCCGCACACCGCCGTGCAGGTGCACGGCGAGCGCGTCGCCAACGGCTTCACCCTGGAGATCCACGACCGGGGCCTCGGCATGTCGGCCGAGTCGCTCCTCGACGCCAACCTCAAGCTCGCCGAGACCCCCGACTTCGAACTCTCCGACACCGACCGGCTCGGTCTCTTCGTGGTCAGCCGGCTCGCCCAGCGGCAGAAGGTCCGCGTCTCCCTCCAGCCCTCCCCGTACGGCGGCACCACGGCCGTGGTGTTCATCCCGGACGCCCTGCTCACCGACGACGTCCCCGACACCAACGGCATCGGCTTCCGTCTCGACCGCGCCCACCCCACCCGCGAGGCCGAACTGGAGGAGGAGCGCAACGCGGCACTCTCCCAGGTGCCGGTCCGGCTTCCCGGGCTCACCTCCGCCATCCTGGACGGCCCGGTGGAGCTGGAGGCCCCGGTCGACCTGGAGCCTCTGGGCGGTTTCCCGGGCGCCCTGACCGACGAGGACGCCGAGCGGAGCGGCCTGTTCCGGCCCCGCCGCTCCCTCACCGGCGTCGCCGACGAGCAGCAGCGGGCTGCCCGTGACGGCGAAGGGCAGCAGGCCCCGCTCACCGATCCCGACCCGACGCTCGGCCCCGTCCCGCTGCCCCAGCGCCGGACCCCGCACCTCGTCAGCTCCCACGGCCGTTCGGTGACCGGGTCCAGGTCGAGGCACACGGAGGACGAGCCCGAGCAGGGCCGTACGCCCGGTCCCGAGCAGGGTGCCGAAACGCGGCCGCTCACCGCCCTGCGCGGTGACCGCGCCGAACCGCCGGTCCACCCCGGAACCGACCGCCCCGGACCCACTGTCCCCCCGGGGGCGCACCCCGCCGGAGCGCGGCCCCCCGGCGGGTACGAGGGCCACGCCCTGCCCCAGCGCCGCCGTACGCCCCCTTCGGACGACGCCGCCCCGACGACCTCGCAGTACGGGGTGGGCGAGCCCACCCCGCGCACGGACACGACGACCGACCAGGCAGAATCAACGTCGAGCCCGCTGCCCCGTCGCGTCCGACAGGCCAGCCTGGCACCGCAGTTGAAGGACGGCCCCGACCGGCGTGCCGAACGCGACAGGTCCCGTCCCGAGCGGCGCCCGGACCTCGGCGAACGCGACGCCGACGAGGTACGCAGCCGTATGGCCTCGCTCCAACGGGGTTGGCAGCGCGGCCGCGAGGAGAACGCCGAGGGCGACGACGCCCACGACGTCTCAGCACCACGAGGAACGACTAAGGGGGACGGTCGATGA